The following is a genomic window from Streptomyces sp. NBC_01381.
ACGGCGTGATCGAGCTTCGTCCAGTTCGTCTCCACGCAGACCATCGCCGTGAGGTGCAGGCGTGTCTCGGCGTCACGGAACTCCAACGGCACGTCTGGGAGCTTGAGTTCGACGGATTCGCCCGCCGCCAGGTCCTTCGGTACGGCCAGTTCACCGCCCTCGCCAGCTTCGCCGTCACTTACGTACGTCCACTCGAAGGCCAGATGGGAGAGGTCGGCGAAGTCGTGCAGATTGGTGATCCGGACCGTCCCCGCAGCCCCGTCGTACGCGAAACGCACCGGCTGGATGACCGCCTTGTAGTCCGCAAGGCCCGGCGATGGCGTCCGGTCGGGGAAGAGCAGCCCGTCGCAGACGAAGTTCCCGTCGTGCAGCTCCTCGCCGAAGTCGCCGCCGTAGGCGAAGCCGAACTCCGGGTGTGCGATGCCGTGGTCGATCCACTCCCAGATGAAGCCGCCCTGGTTGCGCTCGTGCGCCTCGAAGAGCTTCTGGTACTCGCTCAGGCCACCGGGTCCGTTGCCCATCGCGTGCCCGTACTCGCAGAGAATGAAGGGCAGTTGACGGCGCGAGGCCGGTCCGTCGTCGTCCTCCTTGCGGCCGATCCGTTCGACCTCGGCGTGATCGGCGTACATCCGCGAGTACATGTCGGTGTCCGCGCAGGACCGGTCGCCCTCGTAGTGGATCAGGCGGTCGGCATCCCGCTCGCGGATCCAGCGGGCCATCGCCGTCAGGCCGCGGCCCGTGCCGCACTCGTTGCCCAGGGACCAGATGATCACCGAGGCATGGTTCTTGTCGCGCTCGACCATGCGGGCGGCGCGGTCCAGGAGGGCGGGCGTCCAGCGGTCGTCGTCGACGGGGTTGGCGCGCCAGTCCTGGACGGTGAAGCCGTGGGTCTCCAGATCGCACTCGTCGATGACCCACAGGCCCAGCTCGTCGCAGAGGTCGAGGAAGGCCGGGTGCGGCGGATAGTGGCTGGTGCGGACCGCGTTGATGTTGTGCTGCTTCATCAGGCGGATGTCGGCGCGCATCGTGGCGAGGTCGAGGGTGCGGCCCGTCTCCGGGTGGAACTCGTGCCGGTTCACGCCCCGGAACAGGATGCGGCGGCCGTTGACCTTGATGACACCGTCCTCGACGGCGACCGTGCGGAAGCCGATCCGCAGCGGGATCCGCTCGCCCGCCGTGGCGAGCACCCCGTCGTACAGGCGGGGCGTCTCGGCCGTCCACGGCTCGACGGCCACCGTCACTGCGTCGCCGGTCGCGACGTCGATCCCCAGCTCGGGCACGGTGACCCGCCCCGCCACGTCGGACGCGACCCGCAGCGTGCCCGTCCCCGCGCGATGGTCGTACGAGGCATGGGTGAAGAAGTCGAGCGCGCAGCCCTCGGGGCGGTGCAGCAGCGTCACGTCGCGGAAGATGCCCGGCAGCCACCACTGGTCCTGGTCCTCCAGGTAGGAACCGGACGACCACTGGTGGACCCGGACCGCGAGGACGTTGCCGGCGCGGCGCAGCAGCTGCCCCACGGCGAACTCGTGCGGAAGGCGGGACCCCTTGAACTCGCCGAGGTCCGTGCCGTTCAGCCAGACGCGGGCGCAGGACTCGACACCGTCGAAGCGGAGCACGTTCCCGCCGTCCGTGGGCCAGTCGTCCGGGAGGTCGAAGACGCGCAGGTGGTCGCCGGTGGGGTTCTCGGTCGGTACGCGGGGCGGGTCGACCGGGAAGGGATAGTTCACGTTGGTGTAGGCGGGCGAGCCGTGGCCCTGGAGCGCCCAGGTGCCGGGCACGGCGATGTCGTCCCAGGAGGCGGCGTCGTACCCGTCGGAGGCGAAGGAGTCGTCGGTGTCACCGGCGGTGGCGGAGAGGCGGAAGCGCCAACTGCCGTTCAGGGAGAGGGAGGCGGCGTCCGACCGCGCGTACCAGGCGCGGGGCGGGAGGCAGCCGGAACCGGGGGATACGTCCTCGAAATAGGGGAGATCCATGGTTTCCATCAGACAGCGGCGAGGCGGGGCCTCACAACACTCACGCGGCGGGGGTTGTTGGATTCTCGGCGAGCGGTTTGGACGAATGACGCGCTGGGTGCGGATTTCGTTGAATGAGGTTGCTCGCTCAGTGGAAATCATCTGAGGTATGGCACTCCGAGCGCGATATCGGTAGTGTCCCCGGCTGTGACCATCAGCCAGCCGTCCCCGTCCGCGACCCTGCCCGCCCAGCTCCCGCAGACCGGCCGCACCCGCCACAGCAGGCTGCGCGAGCAGGGCGGCCTTGAGCGTGCGGAGCTCGAAGCGATCCTCGACGCGGGATTCGTCTGCCACCTGGGCGTCGTCGTCGACGGCCACCCCATGGTGGTCCCCACCGTGTACGGCCGCGACGACACCCATCTGTATCTGCACGGCTCGGTCGCGAGCCGCAGCATGGCCGCCGACCCGGACGCCGAGATCTGTGTGACCGTGACCCATGTCGACGGCCTGATCCTGGCCCGCTCGGTCTTCGAGCACGGTGTGAACTACCGCAGCGCGATGATCTACGGCGTACCGCACAAGGTCACCGACCCGGAGCGGAAGCTGCGGGGCCTGCGGCTGCTGACCGAGCATGCGACGCCCGGCCAGTGGGACTACGCGCGGCGCCCGAGCCGCAAGGAACTCGCCGCGACGACCCTGCTCGCCCTGTCCCTCGAAGAGGCGTCCGTCAAGACGAGCGTGGGCCCGCCCGACGACGGCGAAGGACCGGACGCCGCGCTCGGAGTCTGGGCCGGAAACCTTCCCCTGACGGCCAGTTGGGGCACTCCGGTGCCGGACCCGGCGCTCGCCCCGGACATCGGGGTCCCGCCGCACATCGCGGAGCGCGGCGGGACCCGGCAGGGCTGAGCGGCCGGTCGGCTCAGGGCTGCACGGGGGCCTTGCAGCCGTGTGTCTCGGCCGACTTCTCAGCGAACGCCTTCAGGGCGGCGCGCTGGTAGGCGCGGTCGGCGGCGCTGGGCTTGTCCCGCTTGTCGCTGCCGTACGAGGGGGACCCGGAGCCCGGCGGCTCGATGGTGAACAGGGCGCGCTCGCCACCCTTCTCGCACTCCGCGCTCGCCCAGTACCCGCCGAACACGAGGGGTCCGGCCGGGGCCACGCCCAGCATGCGGTCCGGCTCCAGGTAGTCGTGGCGCTCCTGGTAGCCGTACCGCTCGTCCTGCGCGTATGGGCCGTAGTAGGCGCTGAGGCGGTACCGGCCGCTGATGTCCGACGAGGTCCGGGGTGCCGGCCGCCCTTCCGTGTCCACCGGCCCGGCGCCGAGGACGCACACCTCGAGCGGCGTCCCGCGACGTGCGCCCTCCCATGCCCAGGAGAGCGCGGAGCCGCGCGCCGGAACGCCCTCGCAGGACGCGGTGGCGTCGGCCAGCGGCACGTTCTCCTCCTCGTCCACCGGCAGCGGCACCGTGCGCGGGCGCTCGCCGAGTTCCGCGTCGCAGCCCCAGTGGTCGGAGGCGTTCGCCGCCGTGGCGGTGGCGATCCGGGCGAAGGCGGTGCGCCGGGCGGCGTCTTCGACGGTCGTCCCCTCGTCCTCGACGCCGACCGTGACGAGCAGCCCGCCGCGGCCGCGCGCGCAGTCGAGGAGGACTGCGGTGGTGGCACTGGCGTCGCCATCGTCGTCGGAGCCGGCGCTGAAGACGCTGTTCCACCCGTGGCCGAGCGTGGCAGGGGGCAACACGGTGCCCGCCTCCGGATACACCCCGTCGTACCGGCCGGTGAAGTCCTCGCGCCGTTGCTGCCGCGCGGCGAAGCTGTCGTCGTCCTTTACCCGCCGTTCCGGCACCGCGTGCACGTTGACCGTGACCGAGCCCTCTTCGACTTCGAGGGCCAGCGAGCACTCCACCCGCAGCGAGGCGTCGGCCAGTTCACCCTCCGAGCGGCCGTCGGTGTCGTCCTCGAACGGCCCGTCGCCAAGGACGTCACGCACTTCAGCGCCCGGCAGCACCCCGTCGCAGGCCTCGTCGATCTGGCGCTGCGCCACCCACCTGTCGTAGCCCCCGCCGAACCAGAACCACCCGCCCGCCAGCAGTGCGAGGGCGAGCACCGCCCCGGCCGCCACGGTCAGCTTCCGTCCCGCGCCGGACCGCCAGGTCAGCCCTGCCACTCCTCCACCTCTCCCATGATCTCGGTGTTCCGGCAGTGCGAACGCCGCGGCCAGCCGTCCGCTGCCGCCAGATAGCGGTCGAGTACGGCACGCGCCTGTGCGGAGAACCGCCGCCGGTCCTGCTTGTCGAGGACGACCGCGTCCTGGTGCTGGAAGTCGAAGGCCGGTACTACCGTGACGCGGTGATACGTAGGCCCGGCCTCGCAAGCCGACCGCGCCCAGAGCGCGAACTGCGGATCGTCGCCCGACTCCTCGATCCTCAACTGTCCTTCGCTGTCCGGCTTGTGGGTGCTTTGACTGCTCCCTGGTACGTAGCCGGAGCCGGCATGGCTCTCGTACGCACCGGCCGCGAGGATCCCCGACCAGCTCTCCGCGCTCGCCGCCTTGACCTTCCGCTCCTCGGCCCAGCCCGCGGTGTCGTCCCACTCGCCGCCGCAGGAGCCCGCGCGCTCGCTGTACGTCTTGTCGTTGCCGTCGAACCGCCAGCGGCCCGGCGAGAACTTCAGCGCCTTGGGCGAGAGCCAGTGGCAGAGCGCGGAGCCGTCGGCTGCCTTACGGACGTTCAGCGACTGCCCGCCACAGCCCTGTTTCCGGCTCACCCAGTCGGCTGCGCGTACCGCCGTACGGGACGCGTCGAGCCGTTCGCTCTTCGGCACGTCGTACGAGTTGTCGGCCGACGAGGGCAGATCCACGGACACCAGCAGGTCCTCGGACGGCCGGACCCGCCCGGTGAGCCCCTTCGGGCAGGAGGCCAGGAGGGTGGCCGACACCTGCTGGGGGCCGATCCCGTCCGTGCCGCCGGCGCCGCCGAGCGCGCTGCTCGGCAGCGGCACCGCGAAGCCGCCGCCGGGCGCGGCGGCCTGGCCCAGCACCGCCTCCGCCCGCACCCGAACCTGGGCCTCGTCCTCGCCCCACCGGACGGTGCAGTCGAGCAGCGCCCGGCTCTGCTGCCCCGGCCGCAGCATCGTGCCGTACTCGCGCAGCTCGCCCGCCGTGTCGTCCGGCAGCAGGTAGCCCACTCCTTCGGGGAGCAGGCCCGCGCAGGCATCCGCCAACTGCTCCTTGTCCGCGGCCAGTTGCTCGCTGTGCTCCATGGACCGCGACACGGCGATCCCCGTGCCCGCCACCGCGACGGCGAGCACCGTCACCCCGGCGACAAGCAGCCACGTACGCCTGCGGACGTCACGCAGCTTGGGCATGGCGCTCTCCCTCCCCGTGTACATGATCAGGAGAGCGACGCTATCAACCGGTGAGCATGCCCTGGGGCGAGGGCTAGAGGGCTAGTGGGCTATTGGGCTAGTGGAGTTTCAGCTTCCCGGACAGGAAGCTCTGCGCCACCCACTCGGGGGACTCGCCCAGGGCGAAGGCCCGCGCCTTGATGAGCGCGAGGGAGTCGCCGATCGAGCCGCCCGTCTGCTCGGACAGGGCGCCCGCCGCCTGGTGCACCGCGGCTCTGATGTCGGCGCCGCCGTACAGTCCGGGATCCGCGTCGGGGCCGAGGAGCACGCCCGCGGTCAGCGCCGCAGCGACCTCGTCCAGCGCCCCCGACCCGGCGAGGGCGGAGGGGGGATCGAAGACGGTCAGCGCGCCGATGCAGCGCGGCGGAACCGTCAGCGGCAGTGCGGCCACCGAGCTCAGGCCAAGGGCGGCGAGCCCGGAGCCGTAGCCGGGCCAGAGCTCCTCTATGGCGGCGCCGGACACATACACCGCGCTGCCGGCGCGGGCCGCTTCCCGTCCGGGGCCCGCGGTCAGGACGTACTCCAGATCCTGGGCGCCGCGCGAGGGCCGGTCCGATGCGGCGACCGCGAGCTGGCTCAGATCGTCGCCCATCAGCGTGAGCGCGGCGCTGGGGGTGCCGCAGGCCTCCGCGACCCCGGCCATGAACAAGGGGCGGTCGACGCTCGTGGCCTCCCGGCGCCCGGGGCCGTGGCCGTTCGCCCACTCCCGCACCCGGCGGGCATAGGACTCCTGGAGGCGGGCCGTGGTCAGATGCCGCTCGGCGACCGCGTGGTGCCGTGCGGCCATCGCCGAGTGGAACACACGGCCGGTCTCCAGGAAGCGCCGGTCATGGCGCTCGGCGGTCGCCGTCTCGCGCGCCGCGCGGTCGGCGGCACGAACGGCACGCTGCCAGGCGGCTTCGGCCTGGCCGTCGTCCGCGGACGACGAACTGCCTTCCATGGCCTTCATGTTCACCAGAATACGGCTCGCGGGGTCAGCCGCCGCCCGACTCGGCGACGTCTTCCATGAGGAGCACGACACCTCCGTTGTGCCCGTCGAACGGAGAGCAGATCACCGAGCAGTCGATGGTTCTGCCGATGCGGTTCACGGCGGGGATGGCGACCGGTCCCGACCGCTTCCCCGACGCGATGCACTCCCGGACGATCTGGCGCAGACCGTCGGTGGGCAGCCCGAAGTCAAGGGCGAAGAACTCCTGGTCGAGGACCTCGTCGGCCCGCAGCCCCCACAGGTCGATCGCGCCGCGGTTCCAGCTCCTGACCCGGCTGTCGGAAGAGAGGACCACCACGCCCGCCGCGATGCTGCTGACCACGCCCTCGAGGAAGGCGCGGGCCTCGTTCAGATCCGTGGAGCGCAGCCGCATCTCGTCGTTCATGGTCTCCAGTTCCTCGTTGCCGGACCGGAGTTCTTCGTTGGTGGTCTCCAGCTCCTCGTTCGTGGACTGGAGTTCTTCGTTGGTGGTCTCCAGCTCCTCGATGCTCGACTGGAGTTCCTCGTTGGTCGTCTCCAACTCCTCGTTGGTGGACTGGAGTTCCTCGTACGCGGTCTCCAGGTCCTCGCGCACCCGCTTGACCTCCGCCTTGAGCTGGGTCGAGAGGGTGACGTCCGTGAAGGTGATGTTGGTGGCGACCGGCAGTCCCTGTCCCCCGGAGATGGGCTGGATGACGATGTCGAAGTTCTGCACCTCGCTGCCGATGCGCCGCTCCGCCCCGTTCACCCGCATCGTCCGGCGCTCATGGGTGGCCTGGTCGATCAGGGAACGCAGTTCGGTGGGGCGGTAGGACAGCTCCAGGTCCTGGAAGGGGCGGCCGATGTCATGGGTCGTGAGGCCGAACTGGACACGGGCCTCGTTGTTGATCATGACGACGAGGCCGTCCTCGTCCAGGGCGACGGCGGCACCCGGAGCGGCGTCGAGGATCAGGTCGCGCAGCTGGCGGGTCCGCGAGACGGCCTGCATCTCGGCGCCCATGCCGGGGCGCATCTTCATGGGGATCGCGGGGTACGGCGGGGCGCTGCCGCCGGGACGGCGCCGGAAGATGCGCTGGCGGATGCTGAGCGCCTCGAACCGCTCGCCGTCGCTCAGCAGCATCTCGGCCTTGCCGAGGAAGAGATAGCGGCCCTCGCGCAGCGCGAAGTGGAAGCGGTCGACGATCTGGGTCTGCGCCTCGACGTTGAAGTACATCAGGGTGTTGCGGCAGACGAGCAGGTCAAGGCGGGAGATCGGGGCGTCCCGGGTGATGTCGTGCCGGCCGAAGATCACCCGGCGCCGCAGATCGGGGCGGAAGACGTAGTGACCGCCGTGCCGCTCGAAGTACTTGTCGCGCAGCTCGGTGGGGAGCGATTCGAGGTTCCTCGCCGGGTACTGGCCCGAGCGGGCTTCGCGCAGCGCCTCCTCGTCGACGTCCGTGGCGTAGATCTTGACGCGGTTCAGGCTCTCCTCGATGCCGAGCGCCTCGGCGAACATGATGGCCAGTGAGTACGCCTCCTCGCCGCTTGAGCAGCCCGCGCTCCACACCCGGATCTCCTCGTCGGGCCCCAGATCGGCGATCAGCTGGGGGACCACCTCACGCTGCAGGAGCTCCCAGGCGTCCGGGTCGCGGAACACCGAAGTGACGTTGATCAGGATCGTGTTGAAGAGCGTGCGGAACTCGACGGTGTCGGTCTCGAGCAGATCGCGGTAGTCCGCGTAGTCCTGTACGCCGACGTCGTCCATCCGCTTGCGGATGCGGCGGCCCAGGGTGGACCGCTTGTAGCCGGTGAAGTCGAAGCCCCGGGAGTCGCGGATGAAGCCGAGCAGGTCCTCCAGGCCCTGGTTGACGGCGACTTCGGGCACGGACCCGCGCTTGCCGCCGGCCTCCTGTTCGGTGCCGGTGCTCTGCTCGGGCGCTGCCCCGCTCCCGGCGCCGGACGACTTGCTCATCACTGCCTCTTGCTCTCGACGAGTCCGCGGACGGCCGCGGCGATTTCCTCTAGACGGAGTACGAAGTCGACGGACCCCGTGCCGACCGCCGCCGACGGCATCCCCGCGAACTGCGCGGTCTCGGGATCCTCGGCGATCACGGTGCCGCCGCGCGACTTGACCGCGTCCACGCCCATGGCGCCGTCCACACCGGTGCCGGTCAGCACACAGGCGATGGCCCGCGGCCCGTACGCGCCGGCCACCGACTCGAAGAGCAGATCGGCGGAGGGGCGCACGAAGTGCACGAGCTCGCTGTCCGACAGGGAAAGGACGCCCTCGGGGCTCACGAGGAGGTGCCGGTCGGGCGGTGCCAGATACACCGTCCCCGGGCGGATGCTCTCATGGTCCTCGGCCAGCTTGACGTCGAGTTCCGTGCGCCGGGAGAGGACCTCCGCCAGCAGCGTCCGGTGGCGTGGATCGAGGTGCTGGACCACGAGCACCGGCACCGGCAGATCGGGGCCGAGAGCGCCCAGGAGCGCGCCCAGACCCTGGATGCCGCCGGCGGACGACGCGACAGCCACGACGGCGTACTGACCTGATGTGTGCTGTTCGGACGTCATATGCCGAGCCTAGTCGCTGCGCGGCACACTGGCGGGTCCGCGCGGGGCGGCACGTCCTCTTGTCGCCGGTCATGGCATCTGCTTGACTCCGCCCGCCAGAACGCCAGATCGCCAACACACCGGCGGAGGTCGCCATGGAGATCACCCGCAGACGCCTGTTGTCCGCCCTCTCGGCGGCCGGTCTCCTGGCGGTGATCCCCTCAGTGCCGGTCTCCGCCGCCGAAGCCGCCGAGGACAGTGCCCGGCTCATCGCCAACACCGTGGCGGTCTTCGCCGGCACCGCCGAGTCCAACGCCCGCCCCGAGACGGCCGCCAAGCTCGCCGCCGTGGAGAAGACCGCGCGGACGAACCTGAAGTCGATGGACGACGCGGCCGACGGCGAGCTGTTCGCCGGTCTCGTGCTCGGCACCGACGAGACCAACCTCAACACGGCCTTCAAACGGCTGTACGAGATCGCCCTGGCGACCCGCACCCCGGGCACCCCCTCCGACCTCTACGGGAACACGGCCGTGCAGCGCCGTGTGATCGACGGACTCGGCTGGCTCCACGAGCGCCACTACGGCGACCAGGCCAAGGGCTACTACGGCAACTGGTTCCACTGGGAGATCGGCATCTCCCAGCACATCAGCAAGACCCTCGCGCTCCTCGTCGACGAGGTGCGGACCCACAGGCCCGGCCTCATCGCCACATACGTCGCCTCGATGGATGCCTACCTGCGCAACGGCATCGACGGGGACGTGAACCTCGACTCGCGCTTCCACACCGGCGCCAACCTCGCCGACATCACCACCAACCGGATCCTGCAGGGCGCGCTGCTGCCCGATGGCGGCGAGGCCCGCATCCGCAAGGCGCTCACCGACCAGCTGACGGTCTTCGTCACCATCGATCCGTACCACCTGAACCACGGGGTCACGGACGGCTACTACGCCGACGGCTCCTTCATCCAGCACGCCTCCGTCGCGTACACGGGTTCGTACGGCAAAGGCCTGCTCACCCGGGTCGTGCAGACGCTCAAGATCCTCGACGGCACGGGCTTCGCGCACGGCGATGAGCTGGTGCCGACCGTCCAGAAGTGGGTGCGCGACGGCTTCGCGCCGCTCGTCTTCGAGGGCTGGATGATGGAGATCGTCAAGGGACGCGCGGTGTCGCGTCCGGAGGGCGGCTACGCGGATGTCGCGGTCGTCGTCGAGGCCGTCGTCGACCTCTCCTCCCTCTCCACCGGCGCGGACGCCACCGCCCTGAAGAGCTACGTCAAGCACGTCCGGGCGACCTCGCGCACCGCCCTCAACCCCACCGGCTTCGTCTCCCCGGTCAGCATCGTCCGCTACGCCGACATCATCGGCGACGCCTCGGTGCCGCCCGCCGACCTCAACCCGGCGGCGCGCAGCGTCGCCTTCAACGCCATGGACAAGACCGTGCACCGCAGACCGGGTTACGCCTTCGCGCTTGCGCGCAGCTCCGGCCGGATCAGCAAGTACGAGTACATGAGCGGCGAGAACCTCATGCCGTGGTTCCAGGGCGACGGCGCCCACTACCTCTACCTCGCCGGGCAGGACCAGACCCAGGCGTACGGCGTCGACTACTTCACCACGGTCTCGCCGTACGGCCTCGCCGGTGTCACCGCGCCCGTCGAGCGGCGCCGCACCGTCCCCGAGCTGTACGGGAAGCCGTACTACGACAACCCCGGCCACCCCCTGAACTTCACCTCTTCCTCCGAGTCGCAGAACAAGTACGTCTACTTCCCGCGCGGCACCGAAGGGCACTCCGGCGGCGCCGTGCTCGGGGCGTACGGGGCCGTGGGGATGGTCCAGTCGAGCGATGTCGCCCACCGGGACCAGAAGCTGCTGCCCGATGACTTCGTGGTGTACCGCAACGCGACGGCGACGAAATCCTGGTTCCTGCTCGACGAGGAGATCGTGGTGCTCGCCGCGGGGGTCGGCGACGACGCGGGGCGTGCCGTGACGACGACGGTCGACGCGCGCACCGCGGCGCCGGACGACCAGGTGTCCGTCACGGGGATGCTGTGTGACGGCCGCCCATGGACCGGCGCGGGCACGGGCGACCTTGCCTGGCTGCGGTACGCCAACGCCACACAGCGCACCGCCGTCGGCTACGTCTTCCTGGACACCCCGAAGGTACGGGTCGCCCTCGACCAGGTGACCCGGAGCCGCCGGGTCGTGCGCACCGCGAACCCGGACACGCCCGTGACGCGCAACGTCCTGGGCGTGACGGTGGACGGCGCGGCCGGGGCCCAACCAGCGTGCCTGGCCTACGCGTTGGTGCCGAACGCGGCCGATGCGGCGCTGCGGTCGTACGGCTCGGGGCGACCGCTGAAGATCCTCGCGAACACGGTGCGGCTGCAGGCCGTCACGCACACGGGCCTCGGCCTGACGGCCGCGAACAGCTTCACCGCGGGGCGCCACGAGGCCGCCGGCGTACGGCTCGACGGCCCCTCCTCCGTGCTGGTGCGGCGCACCGGGCGCGGCGACGAGACCACGGTCGCCGTGTCCGACCCGACCATGGACCGGGACACGGTGAGCGTCCTGCTCCGCGGCCGCTCGCTGCGGGAGGTCACGGCCGACGACGGCGTACGCGTACGCCGCGTGCACGGCGGAACCCGCATCGACGTGCGGACCCGGCACGCGTACGGGCGGAGCTTCACGGTGCGGCTGCGCGGCTAGGAGTCGTCTGCGGTGACGGCCCCCACCGGGCACGCCCGGACCGCCTCACGCACCAGGGGGTCGCCGCCGCCGTCCTCGCGGCCTGGCAGCACCTCGCTCAAGCCGTCGTCGTCCTGGGTGAAGACGCTCGGCGCGGTGAGCGCGCACATGCCCGCGCCCACGCACCGTTCCTTGTCCACATGGACCCGCATGCTCATCTCCTGTCGGTCACCACGTCACGGGGAGTTCCAGCATCCCCTGGATGGTGTCGCCCGGCTTGAAGGGAATCTCCGCCGCGGGCACCGCGAGGCGCAGCTGTGGCATGCGCTCGAAGAGGCTCTGCAGGGCGATCTCCAGCTCGGCGCGGGCCAGGTTCTGGCCCAGACACTGGTGCACGCCGAAGCCGAAGGCGAGGTGGTGGCGGCTCTCGCGGCGGAAGTCGAGCTCCTCCGGGGTGTCGTAGGCCGCGGTGTCGCGGTTGATGAGGGACGTGGAGAAGACGACGCCGTCGTGCGCGCGGATGGTGTGGCCCGCGACGTCGATGTCCTCCTTCGCCACCCGCAGCATCCCTTCCGCGATGGACAGGAAGCGCAGCAGTTCCTCGACGGCGGCCGGCACCAGGGCCCGCTCGGCGCGGAGTTCGGCCAGCCGCTCCGGGTGCTGGAGGAGGGTGAACGTACCGAGGGAGATCATGTTCGCCGTGGTCTCGTGCCCCGCGACGAGCAGCAGCGTCGCCAGGCTGAGCAGCTCGCCGCGGTCCACGGCGCCCGCTGCGAGCTGCCGCTGGATCAGCTCGTCGAGCAGACCGTCGCCCGGCGTGCGCCGCTTGTGCTCGATCAAGTCGTCGAAGTAGGCGTCGAGTTCGTCCCGTGCCCGCTGTACGTCATCGGCGCGCGGGCCGCGCAGCAGCCGCCGGGACTGCCCCTCGAAGAAGTCGTGGTCCTCGTAGGGCACCCCGAGCAGGGCGCAGATCACCATGGACGGCATCGGCAGCGCGAACGCGCCGACCAGCTCGGCCGGCGGCCCCTGTTCGGCCATGGCGTCCAGGAGCCGGTCGGCGATCTCCTGGATCCGGGGCCGCAGCGCGGCGACGCGTTTGACCGAGAAGCTGGGGATCAGCATGCGGCGCTGGGCGTTGTGCAGAGGGTCGTCGACGCCGAGCAGGGCGATACGGCGGTTGCGGACCTGGGCGAAGCGTTCGGTCGGCGCGGGGAACGCCTCGTTCTCGCGGTCGCTGGAGAGCCGTGGATCGGCGAGCAGTTCGCGGGCGACACGCTGTCCGGTGACCGCCCAGACGGAACGCCCGTCGAAGAAGG
Proteins encoded in this region:
- a CDS encoding pyridoxamine 5'-phosphate oxidase family protein; the encoded protein is MTISQPSPSATLPAQLPQTGRTRHSRLREQGGLERAELEAILDAGFVCHLGVVVDGHPMVVPTVYGRDDTHLYLHGSVASRSMAADPDAEICVTVTHVDGLILARSVFEHGVNYRSAMIYGVPHKVTDPERKLRGLRLLTEHATPGQWDYARRPSRKELAATTLLALSLEEASVKTSVGPPDDGEGPDAALGVWAGNLPLTASWGTPVPDPALAPDIGVPPHIAERGGTRQG
- a CDS encoding chemotaxis protein CheB, giving the protein MTSEQHTSGQYAVVAVASSAGGIQGLGALLGALGPDLPVPVLVVQHLDPRHRTLLAEVLSRRTELDVKLAEDHESIRPGTVYLAPPDRHLLVSPEGVLSLSDSELVHFVRPSADLLFESVAGAYGPRAIACVLTGTGVDGAMGVDAVKSRGGTVIAEDPETAQFAGMPSAAVGTGSVDFVLRLEEIAAAVRGLVESKRQ
- a CDS encoding glycoside hydrolase family 2 TIM barrel-domain containing protein, with protein sequence MDLPYFEDVSPGSGCLPPRAWYARSDAASLSLNGSWRFRLSATAGDTDDSFASDGYDAASWDDIAVPGTWALQGHGSPAYTNVNYPFPVDPPRVPTENPTGDHLRVFDLPDDWPTDGGNVLRFDGVESCARVWLNGTDLGEFKGSRLPHEFAVGQLLRRAGNVLAVRVHQWSSGSYLEDQDQWWLPGIFRDVTLLHRPEGCALDFFTHASYDHRAGTGTLRVASDVAGRVTVPELGIDVATGDAVTVAVEPWTAETPRLYDGVLATAGERIPLRIGFRTVAVEDGVIKVNGRRILFRGVNRHEFHPETGRTLDLATMRADIRLMKQHNINAVRTSHYPPHPAFLDLCDELGLWVIDECDLETHGFTVQDWRANPVDDDRWTPALLDRAARMVERDKNHASVIIWSLGNECGTGRGLTAMARWIRERDADRLIHYEGDRSCADTDMYSRMYADHAEVERIGRKEDDDGPASRRQLPFILCEYGHAMGNGPGGLSEYQKLFEAHERNQGGFIWEWIDHGIAHPEFGFAYGGDFGEELHDGNFVCDGLLFPDRTPSPGLADYKAVIQPVRFAYDGAAGTVRITNLHDFADLSHLAFEWTYVSDGEAGEGGELAVPKDLAAGESVELKLPDVPLEFRDAETRLHLTAMVCVETNWTKLDHAVARADFPITARPVPRAATGARPTPDTGPVMLGRVTLGPGTFAARTGELHTLGSIPLRAAPRLDVWRAPTDNDDGASWQSDRRNGVLWRELGLHRMQHRLDAVELTDDALTVRTRVAPAARDIGLRTVYRWASDGSRLRLTVSVAPEGEWPVPLPRLGVRLGLPAAYGYAHWFGGGPGEAYPDTAAASVIGRHFMPVDRMQTPYVRPQENGARADVRWAELRTAFAGDGVRVEGDPAFWFTTRRWTTEQLDAARHRTDLVPGDTVWVHLDHGQQGIGSQSCGPGVLPPHELHAAPAEFAFTFTGVSG
- a CDS encoding CheR family methyltransferase, with the protein product MSKSSGAGSGAAPEQSTGTEQEAGGKRGSVPEVAVNQGLEDLLGFIRDSRGFDFTGYKRSTLGRRIRKRMDDVGVQDYADYRDLLETDTVEFRTLFNTILINVTSVFRDPDAWELLQREVVPQLIADLGPDEEIRVWSAGCSSGEEAYSLAIMFAEALGIEESLNRVKIYATDVDEEALREARSGQYPARNLESLPTELRDKYFERHGGHYVFRPDLRRRVIFGRHDITRDAPISRLDLLVCRNTLMYFNVEAQTQIVDRFHFALREGRYLFLGKAEMLLSDGERFEALSIRQRIFRRRPGGSAPPYPAIPMKMRPGMGAEMQAVSRTRQLRDLILDAAPGAAVALDEDGLVVMINNEARVQFGLTTHDIGRPFQDLELSYRPTELRSLIDQATHERRTMRVNGAERRIGSEVQNFDIVIQPISGGQGLPVATNITFTDVTLSTQLKAEVKRVREDLETAYEELQSTNEELETTNEELQSSIEELETTNEELQSTNEELETTNEELRSGNEELETMNDEMRLRSTDLNEARAFLEGVVSSIAAGVVVLSSDSRVRSWNRGAIDLWGLRADEVLDQEFFALDFGLPTDGLRQIVRECIASGKRSGPVAIPAVNRIGRTIDCSVICSPFDGHNGGVVLLMEDVAESGGG
- a CDS encoding GAF domain-containing protein produces the protein MKAMEGSSSSADDGQAEAAWQRAVRAADRAARETATAERHDRRFLETGRVFHSAMAARHHAVAERHLTTARLQESYARRVREWANGHGPGRREATSVDRPLFMAGVAEACGTPSAALTLMGDDLSQLAVAASDRPSRGAQDLEYVLTAGPGREAARAGSAVYVSGAAIEELWPGYGSGLAALGLSSVAALPLTVPPRCIGALTVFDPPSALAGSGALDEVAAALTAGVLLGPDADPGLYGGADIRAAVHQAAGALSEQTGGSIGDSLALIKARAFALGESPEWVAQSFLSGKLKLH